Proteins found in one Miscanthus floridulus cultivar M001 chromosome 4, ASM1932011v1, whole genome shotgun sequence genomic segment:
- the LOC136551247 gene encoding uncharacterized protein isoform X1, with product MDHTACSRCLMHCLRGRPSAIFKVFAEKVPVIEVCSSIPEIHWLLQGTALFPLFSRPILYLAMQLFVFECLLGCLITWTTSSQEITSCDGTCRLSHYSMKWTAAGETVTGDGSRLRGSKRLKTTTPATAQGPQHGQRCNPKPTRNQSMMKAPCKRSQKLGDKITVLQQLVSAEAAFRHRDAAFTEDHWCCLGTL from the exons ATGGACCACACGGCATGCTCAAGATGTTTGATGCATTGCCTTAGAGGAAGACCAAGTGCCATATTCAAGGTGTTCGCCGAGAAAGTACCAGTGATAGAAGTGTGCAG TTCCATTCCAGAGATCCATTGGCTGCTTCAAGGGACAGCTCTATTTCCTCTGTTTAGCAG GCCTATTCTTTACCTTGCAATGCAACTATTCGTGTTTGAATGTCTTCTGGGATGCCTGATTACTTGGACCACATCCTCACAAGAAATAACAAGTTGTGACGGCACTTGTAGATTGTCA CACTACTCGATGAAATGGACGGCAGCGGGGGAGACGGTGACCGGTGATGGCAGCCGTCTCAGGGGATCAAAGAGGCTCAAGACAACGACGCCAGCGACAGCACAAGGTCCACAGCACGGCCAACGGTGCAATCCGAAACCAACAAGAAATCAGTCTATGATGAAG GCACCATGTAAGAGGAGCCAGAAGCTGGGGGACAAAATCACGGTGCTTCAGCAGCTCGTGTCTGCCGAGGCCGCGTTCCGCCACCGCGACGCGGCCTTCACGGAGGATCACTGGTGCTGCCTCGGCACTCTGTAG
- the LOC136551247 gene encoding uncharacterized protein isoform X2, whose protein sequence is MDHTACSRCLMHCLRGRPSAIFKVFAEKVPVIEVCRPILYLAMQLFVFECLLGCLITWTTSSQEITSCDGTCRLSHYSMKWTAAGETVTGDGSRLRGSKRLKTTTPATAQGPQHGQRCNPKPTRNQSMMKAPCKRSQKLGDKITVLQQLVSAEAAFRHRDAAFTEDHWCCLGTL, encoded by the exons ATGGACCACACGGCATGCTCAAGATGTTTGATGCATTGCCTTAGAGGAAGACCAAGTGCCATATTCAAGGTGTTCGCCGAGAAAGTACCAGTGATAGAAGTGTGCAG GCCTATTCTTTACCTTGCAATGCAACTATTCGTGTTTGAATGTCTTCTGGGATGCCTGATTACTTGGACCACATCCTCACAAGAAATAACAAGTTGTGACGGCACTTGTAGATTGTCA CACTACTCGATGAAATGGACGGCAGCGGGGGAGACGGTGACCGGTGATGGCAGCCGTCTCAGGGGATCAAAGAGGCTCAAGACAACGACGCCAGCGACAGCACAAGGTCCACAGCACGGCCAACGGTGCAATCCGAAACCAACAAGAAATCAGTCTATGATGAAG GCACCATGTAAGAGGAGCCAGAAGCTGGGGGACAAAATCACGGTGCTTCAGCAGCTCGTGTCTGCCGAGGCCGCGTTCCGCCACCGCGACGCGGCCTTCACGGAGGATCACTGGTGCTGCCTCGGCACTCTGTAG